From Neobacillus sp. PS2-9, the proteins below share one genomic window:
- a CDS encoding Mbeg1-like protein has product MPLELTEIDQLILAYIVYFDLSEKQKHAAINGTLTIGQLMKDNEAVLKDLKDFRPKFKTVAEFEHFQSIILSISDPKSKYYYWKIKDVDDQNTKTGFVAYTFEPLEGQAIMTFRGSEDMNNLNHFNTDWTNNFNTITSPLTIQQGKAIDYLNTNGPKYGSISLIGHSLGGNIAIAATVGASKEIRDKITNTTTFNAPGFNQTFQLSHRDEFHEMKSRIKELQNEKDYVSSILYNPTTPIIIEATVDDLTDNHFVHFMANDGVNLKRKVPQKKDFTTQWIHNMTIDLEVLPDPMLEGLINTVVALKNMRIDYGGLIKAGLIMFVISPQATIAYAGVLVGTAALFAGAIVVGGIIVAAVALAQTVIPIVVEEVSKFVSAVYNKVVGMVNYVIDGLVHTAVAAGKAIHDFSKAVSETISNVFSSLSNSIQKLWNSWFNPTYYLPINVDIYRLRNMAVQLQSIQNRLNTIDRRIDSLYTISDIIGSLKLLFNDWGIGNDGNIQNCINYINLAADGIENCERKLLNRAYSM; this is encoded by the coding sequence ATGCCGTTAGAACTGACGGAAATTGATCAGTTGATTTTGGCTTATATTGTGTACTTTGACCTAAGTGAAAAACAAAAACATGCTGCAATAAATGGGACATTAACAATTGGACAATTAATGAAAGATAACGAGGCTGTTCTCAAAGATTTAAAGGATTTTAGGCCTAAATTCAAAACAGTAGCTGAATTTGAACATTTTCAAAGTATAATTCTTTCCATTTCCGACCCCAAATCAAAATATTACTATTGGAAGATTAAAGATGTAGACGACCAAAATACGAAGACAGGATTTGTTGCTTATACCTTTGAACCACTTGAAGGTCAAGCAATAATGACCTTCCGCGGTAGTGAAGACATGAATAACCTTAATCACTTTAATACAGATTGGACTAATAATTTTAATACAATTACTTCACCATTAACCATTCAACAAGGTAAAGCTATTGATTATCTTAATACTAATGGACCAAAGTATGGTTCTATTAGTCTCATTGGACATTCCTTGGGTGGGAATATTGCTATTGCAGCCACTGTAGGTGCAAGCAAAGAAATTAGAGACAAAATAACTAACACGACTACCTTTAATGCACCAGGCTTTAATCAAACATTCCAACTTTCACATAGGGATGAGTTTCATGAAATGAAGTCGAGGATAAAAGAACTTCAAAATGAAAAAGACTATGTATCCTCCATATTATATAACCCAACCACACCCATAATTATTGAAGCGACGGTTGATGACCTTACCGATAATCACTTCGTACACTTTATGGCTAATGATGGTGTAAACCTTAAAAGAAAGGTACCCCAAAAAAAGGATTTTACAACACAATGGATTCATAACATGACCATCGACTTAGAAGTACTTCCCGACCCTATGCTTGAAGGGCTAATCAACACTGTTGTTGCACTTAAAAATATGCGAATTGATTATGGTGGTTTAATCAAAGCTGGTTTGATTATGTTCGTAATCAGTCCACAAGCGACTATAGCTTATGCAGGTGTGCTAGTGGGAACAGCGGCATTATTTGCAGGCGCCATCGTTGTAGGCGGGATAATCGTTGCGGCTGTTGCTCTTGCCCAAACGGTCATTCCGATTGTTGTCGAAGAGGTTTCAAAGTTTGTTTCGGCCGTTTACAACAAAGTTGTCGGCATGGTGAATTATGTAATAGACGGACTTGTGCACACAGCTGTTGCAGCTGGTAAGGCTATTCATGATTTTAGTAAAGCAGTCTCTGAGACTATTTCTAATGTGTTTTCTAGTCTCTCGAACTCGATTCAAAAACTGTGGAATTCTTGGTTTAACCCTACTTACTATTTACCGATTAATGTAGATATTTATAGGCTTCGAAATATGGCGGTGCAGCTACAAAGTATTCAAAACAGGCTAAATACCATTGATAGGAGAATAGATTCCCTTTATACAATAAGTGATATTATAGGTAGCTTAAAGCTCCTCTTTAATGACTGGGGTATTGGCAATGATGGAAATATCCAAAATTGCATTAACTATATTAATCTAGCAGCGGATGGTATTGAGAATTGCGAACGTAAACTTTTAAATCGAGCGTACTCTATGTAA
- a CDS encoding protein phosphatase 2C domain-containing protein — protein sequence MQIRPDNAQHIGAREQQEDSFGFSSFDQTEIINKRGFTAVLADGMGGMTHGSEVSQLAVQSFLSYYQDVRFGEDVPTLLHDALIYSNSQVQQFAETKGLQNQVGSTLIAATVKDGHLYWISVGDSRIYLYRHNELIQLTEDHVYAKVLNEEAAKGTISKEEAETHPQRAALTSFLGLEEITEIDQNVVPFPLKVGDRILLCSDGLYGFMSEGDIVQLLSENKDGVCDLLVNKVLDFKHPYQDNITAVLLECKKENQTARIENITTFTETTDDPPSRSKSVLKRKRRFFPFLLTLLLILILLTGGLAGYYFYGKDGSFNEIKSKVLNALHLNEKTEPKHTKEGDKNK from the coding sequence ATGCAAATCCGACCTGATAATGCACAGCATATTGGTGCAAGGGAACAGCAAGAGGATTCATTCGGTTTTTCCTCGTTTGATCAAACTGAGATTATAAATAAACGTGGTTTTACGGCGGTTCTTGCAGATGGAATGGGTGGGATGACACACGGAAGTGAAGTGAGCCAACTGGCTGTACAGTCATTTCTAAGTTACTATCAAGATGTCCGTTTTGGAGAAGATGTTCCCACACTTTTGCATGATGCGCTAATTTATTCAAACAGTCAAGTTCAACAGTTCGCGGAAACCAAGGGTTTACAAAATCAGGTGGGTTCAACCCTCATTGCTGCCACCGTTAAAGATGGGCACTTATACTGGATTTCAGTAGGAGACAGCCGTATTTACTTGTACCGGCATAATGAACTTATTCAATTAACAGAGGACCATGTATATGCAAAGGTATTAAATGAAGAAGCGGCAAAAGGGACCATTTCAAAAGAAGAAGCCGAAACACATCCTCAAAGAGCAGCCTTGACAAGCTTCCTTGGATTAGAGGAAATAACAGAAATTGACCAAAATGTCGTTCCTTTTCCGCTGAAGGTCGGTGACCGAATATTATTATGCAGTGACGGCCTTTACGGGTTTATGAGTGAGGGGGATATCGTTCAACTTCTATCTGAAAATAAAGACGGTGTTTGCGATTTACTTGTTAATAAAGTATTAGATTTTAAACATCCCTATCAAGACAACATAACAGCAGTCCTTTTAGAATGTAAAAAGGAAAATCAAACAGCAAGGATAGAAAATATCACCACATTTACAGAAACAACGGATGACCCTCCCTCTAGAAGTAAATCTGTATTAAAAAGAAAAAGAAGGTTCTTTCCATTTCTCCTTACTCTCTTACTTATACTAATCCTTTTAACTGGCGGACTAGCAGGTTATTACTTTTACGGTAAAGATGGAAGTTTTAATGAAATCAAATCTAAGGTTTTGAACGCTCTTCATTTAAATGAAAAAACAGAACCAAAACATACAAAAGAAGGTGATAAAAACAAATGA